One region of Pangasianodon hypophthalmus isolate fPanHyp1 chromosome 15, fPanHyp1.pri, whole genome shotgun sequence genomic DNA includes:
- the LOC113541404 gene encoding olfactory receptor 52N5-like has translation MENGSYRNEILRIEGLQITHYSTYPVFILLFLAYLFIMVSNLGIIMIIAMEKALHKPMYLLFCNLPVNDALNATVVLPGLLKDILAESDRYISYAACVIQAFGVHTFNTSTHTILIVMAFDRYVAICNPLRYHTIMTNKMVVRLSVIAWVAATVPIIIILALTIRLSHCTSTILNPYCDNPSLFKLSCENLSLNQIFGLFIFAVIWTTSVSCISLTYLKIAHVCLKNQNSTLKSKAIKTCSTHLIVYLIHFGCACSIVILHRFSAYEELRKLASILIYVIPTSLNPVIYGLQTKEIRHWIEQIFLRRKVIPG, from the coding sequence ATGGAAAACGGATCATACAGAAATGAAATTCTCAGGATTGAAGGACTGCAAATCACACATTACTCCACTTATCCAgtgtttattcttcttttcttgGCCTATCTGTTCATTATGGTATCTAACCTTGGCATTATCATGATAATAGCAATGGAGAAAGCTCTTCACAAACCAATGTACCTTCTTTTCTGTAACCTCCCTGTGAATGATGCACTCAATGCTACTGTTGTACTGCCTGGTTTACTCAAAGACATTCTGGCTGAATCTGACAGGTATATCAGCTATGCCGCTTGTGTAATTCAAGCCTTTGGGGTTCACACATTCAATACgagtacacacactatattaatagtCATGGCTTTTGACAGGTACGTGGCCATATGCAACCCATTAAGATACCACACCATAATGACTAACAAAATGGTTGTAAGGCTATCTGTAATAGCATGGGTAGCTGCTACTGTCccaattataattatattggCCCTCACTATAAGGCTCTCTCATTGTACTTCAACGATATTAAATCCCTACTGTGACAATCCTTCTCTGTTTAAACTTTCTTGTGAGAATCTGTCTTTAAATCAGATCTTTGGGTTATTTATCTTTGCTGTGATTTGGACTACCTCGGTATCATGTATCAGTCTTACTTATCTAAAGATTGCACATGTTTGTCtaaaaaatcaaaacagcaCACTGAAGAGCAAGgctataaaaacatgcagcacCCATCTGATTGTGTATCTCATTCACTTTGGATGTGCTTGTTCTATAGTTATTTTGCACCGTTTCTCGGCTTATGAAGAACTTCGAAAACTGGCCAGTATCTTAATTTATGTGATTCCTACAAGCCTCAACCCTGTCATATATGGCCTTCAAACCAAAGAAATAAGACACTGGATTGAGCAGATCTTCCTGAGAAGGAAAGTGATTCCCGGATGA
- the LOC113541405 gene encoding olfactory receptor 52N5-like, protein MENGSYRNEILRIEGLRITQYSAYPVFILLFLTYLFIMVSNLGIVMMIVVEKALHKPMYLLFCNLPVNDALNATVVLPGLLKDILAESDRYISYAACVIQAFGVHSFNTSTHTILIIMAFDRYVAICNPLRYHTIMTNKMVVRLSVIAWVAAIVPVIILLALTIRLSHCTSTILNPYCDNPSLFKLSCDNLSVNQIFGLFMSAVIWIISVSCISLTYLKIAHVCLKNQNSTLKSKAIKTCSTHLIVYLIHFGCSCTVIILHRFSAYEELRNLASILICVIPTSLNPVIYGLQTKEIRHWIEQIFLRRKVIPG, encoded by the coding sequence ATGGAAAACGGATCATACAGAAATGAAATTCTCAGGATTGAAGGATTGCGGATCACACAGTACTCTGCTTATCCAgtgtttattcttcttttcttgACCTATCTGTTCATTATGGTATCTAACCTTGGCATTGTCATGATGATAGTAGTGGAGAAAGCTCTTCACAAACCAATGTACCTTCTTTTCTGTAACCTCCCTGTGAATGATGCACTCAATGCTACTGTTGTACTGCCTGGTTTACTCAAAGACATTCTGGCTGAATCTGACAGGTATATCAGCTATGCCGCTTGTGTAATTCAAGCCTTTGGGGTTCACTCATTCAATACgagtacacacactatattaataatcATGGCTTTTGACAGGTACGTGGCCATATGCAACCCGTTAAGATACCACACCATAATGACTAACAAAATGGTTGTAAGGCTATCTGTAATAGCATGGGTAGCTGCTATTGTCccagttataattttattgGCCCTAACTATAAGGCTCTCTCATTGTACTTCAACGATATTAAATCCCTACTGTGACAATCCTTCTCTGTTTAAACTTTCTTGTGACAATCTGTCTGTAAATCAGATCTTTGGGTTATTTATGTCTGCTGTGATTTGGATTATCTCGGTATCATGTATCAGTCTTACTTATCTAAAGATTGCACATGTTTGTCtaaaaaatcaaaacagcaCACTGAAGAGCAAGGCTATAAAAACATGTAGCACCCATCTGATTGTGTATCTCATTCACTTTGGATGTTCctgtactgtaattattttGCACCGTTTCTCAGCTTATGAAGAACTTCGAAATCTGGCCAGTATCTTAATTTGTGTCATTCCTACAAGCCTCAACCCTGTCATATATGGCCTTCAAACCAAAGAAATAAGACACTGGATTGAGCAGATCTTCCTGAGAAGGAAAGTGATTCCAGGATGA
- the LOC113541522 gene encoding olfactory receptor 52N5-like: MENRSYFRNEILRIEGLRITQYSAYPVFILLFLTYLFIMVSNLGIVMMIVVEKALHKPMYLLFCNLPVNDALNATVVLPGLLKDILAESDRYISYAACVIQAFGVHTFNTCTHSILIIMAFDRYVAICNPLRYNTIMTNKMVVRLSVIAWVAAAVPVIILLALTLRLSHCTSTILNPYCDNPSLFKLSCDNLSVNQIFGVFITVVVLIISISCISLTYLKIAHVCLKNQNSTLKSKAIKTCSTHLILYLIHFGCSCTVIILHRFSAYEELRNLASILIYVIPTSLNPVIYGLQTKEIRHWIEQIFLRRKVIPG; encoded by the coding sequence ATGGAAAACAGATcatatttcagaaatgaaattcTCAGGATTGAAGGACTGCGGATCACACAGTACTCCGCTTATCCAgtgtttattcttcttttcttgACCTATCTGTTCATTATGGTATCTAACCTTGGCATTGTCATGATGATAGTAGTGGAGAAAGCTCTTCACAAACCAATGTACCTTCTTTTCTGTAACCTCCCTGTGAATGATGCACTCAATGCTACTGTTGTACTGCCTGGTTTACTCAAAGACATTCTGGCTGAATCTGACAGGTATATCAGCTATGCCGCTTGTGTAATTCAAGCCTTTGGGGTTCACACATTCAATACgtgtacacacagtatattaaTAATCATGGCTTTTGACAGGTACGTGGCCATATGCAACCCGTTAAGATACAACACAATAATGACTAACAAAATGGTTGTAAGGCTATCTGTAATAGCATGGGTAGCTGCTGCTGTCccagttataattttattgGCCCTAACTTTAAGGCTCTCTCATTGTACTTCAACGATATTAAATCCCTACTGTGACAATCCTTCTCTGTTTAAACTTTCTTGTGACAATCTGTCTGTAAATCAGATCTTTGGGGTATTTATCACTGTTGTGGTTTTGATTATCTCGATATCATGTATCAGTCTTACTTATCTAAAGATTGCACATGTTTGTCtaaaaaatcaaaacagcaCACTGAAGAGCAAGgctataaaaacatgcagcacCCATCTGATTCTGTATCTCATTCACTTTGGATGTTCctgtactgtaattattttGCACCGTTTCTCGGCTTATGAAGAACTTCGAAATCTGGCCAGTATCTTAATTTATGTCATTCCTACAAGCCTCAACCCTGTCATATATGGCCTTCAAACCAAAGAAATAAGACATTGGATTGAGCAGATCTTCCTGAGAAGGAAAGTGATTCCAGGATGA